Proteins encoded in a region of the Marinobacter arenosus genome:
- a CDS encoding acyl-CoA thioesterase — translation MLEVTKKLVDLLDLSPIGDDHFQGDSEDLGFPNVFGGQVLGQALMAASRTVEDRLCHSLHAYFLRPGNHSMPIDYEVQRVRDGGSFSVRRVIARQGGKEILTGSMSFQVAEQGFEHQLDMPDAPDPDTLKSEHEWGKLIAPHVPEKMRDSLTRDRPIEIRPVDPVNPFKPEKRPPHKQSWFRAQGHLPDDPVLHRCLLTYASDFQFLGTSLNPHGVTFMSKNMQVASLDHAIWFHRDFRMDEWLLYDKDSPSASAGRGFNRGNFFNQNGVLVASTTQEALIRQR, via the coding sequence ATGCTTGAAGTAACGAAAAAGCTGGTGGATTTACTGGACCTGTCCCCCATCGGCGATGATCACTTCCAGGGCGACAGCGAGGATCTGGGTTTCCCGAATGTCTTTGGCGGGCAAGTGCTCGGGCAGGCCCTGATGGCCGCCAGCCGCACCGTTGAGGATCGCCTGTGCCACTCCCTGCATGCCTATTTCCTGCGCCCCGGAAACCACAGCATGCCGATCGATTACGAGGTGCAGCGGGTCCGGGATGGTGGCAGCTTTTCCGTGCGGCGGGTGATTGCCCGTCAGGGGGGTAAGGAGATCCTGACCGGCTCCATGTCCTTCCAGGTCGCCGAGCAGGGCTTTGAACACCAGCTGGATATGCCGGATGCACCGGACCCGGACACCCTGAAGTCGGAGCACGAGTGGGGCAAGCTGATCGCACCGCACGTTCCCGAGAAGATGCGGGATTCGCTGACCCGGGACCGGCCAATCGAAATTCGCCCGGTGGACCCGGTCAACCCGTTCAAGCCGGAGAAACGCCCACCTCACAAGCAGAGCTGGTTCCGGGCCCAGGGACACCTGCCGGACGACCCTGTGCTGCATCGTTGCCTACTGACCTACGCCTCGGATTTCCAGTTCCTGGGGACGTCGCTCAACCCTCATGGGGTCACGTTCATGAGCAAGAACATGCAGGTGGCAAGTCTGGATCATGCCATCTGGTTCCACCGGGATTTCCGCATGGATGAATGGTTGCTGTATGACAAGGATAGCCCCAGTGCGTCGGCCGGACGCGGTTTCAACCGGGGCAATTTCTTCAACCAGAATGGCGTGCTGGTGGCCTCGACCACCCAGGAAGCACTGATCCGCCAACGCTGA
- a CDS encoding NAD(P)/FAD-dependent oxidoreductase yields the protein MTEQAPIVIVGTGLSGYSLAREMRKLDKETPIVMVTADDGVSYSKPMLSTGFTKDKDADGLAQAAPDAMAEQLNLQLRTFTTVTGIDIDARELVLGDERLAYSKLVLAWGADVIRLSIDGDGLEHVYSINDLMDYRAFRKALSGGRRVAIMGAGLIGCEFANDLRNGDYDVDVIAPSDVVMPGLLPEPAANAVQQELENLGVRFHLETVVERIDREGQGVTLTLANGETVSADMVISAVGLRPRTELAHAAGIKTGRGITVNRALETSAPDVYALGDCAEVDGHVLLYVLPLMACARALAKTLAGERTEVSYGTMPVMIKTPCCPTAVCPPAPDAEGDWHVEQDGSDVKALFRSPEGEILGFAVTGRFAVEKQALSKETPPIHS from the coding sequence ATGACTGAACAGGCCCCCATCGTAATTGTCGGTACCGGATTGTCGGGTTACTCGCTGGCCCGAGAAATGCGCAAGCTGGACAAGGAAACGCCCATCGTCATGGTAACGGCGGATGATGGTGTGAGTTACTCCAAGCCCATGCTGTCCACCGGTTTTACCAAGGACAAGGACGCTGATGGCCTGGCCCAGGCGGCGCCTGACGCAATGGCCGAGCAGCTTAATCTCCAACTGCGTACGTTCACCACCGTGACCGGGATCGACATCGACGCTCGGGAGCTGGTGCTTGGCGACGAACGACTCGCGTACAGCAAACTGGTGCTGGCCTGGGGCGCGGATGTGATTCGGCTCTCCATTGACGGGGACGGCCTGGAGCACGTGTATTCGATCAATGACCTGATGGATTACCGGGCCTTCCGGAAGGCCCTGTCAGGCGGGCGGCGCGTCGCCATCATGGGCGCCGGCTTGATTGGCTGTGAGTTCGCCAATGATCTGCGTAACGGCGACTACGACGTGGACGTCATTGCGCCATCCGATGTGGTGATGCCGGGGCTGTTGCCCGAGCCAGCGGCCAATGCGGTGCAGCAGGAGCTGGAGAACCTCGGGGTCCGGTTTCACCTGGAAACCGTGGTGGAACGCATTGACCGAGAGGGGCAGGGGGTAACGCTCACGCTGGCCAACGGTGAGACCGTGTCGGCGGACATGGTGATCTCCGCGGTTGGCCTGCGGCCCCGGACCGAGCTGGCACACGCGGCGGGGATCAAGACCGGTCGCGGGATTACCGTCAACCGGGCGCTGGAAACCTCGGCCCCGGATGTCTACGCGCTGGGCGACTGCGCCGAGGTAGACGGACACGTGTTGCTGTACGTGTTGCCATTGATGGCCTGCGCCCGGGCGCTGGCAAAAACCCTGGCCGGAGAGCGCACGGAAGTGAGTTACGGGACCATGCCGGTCATGATCAAGACGCCGTGTTGCCCGACGGCGGTCTGCCCACCGGCGCCGGATGCCGAGGGCGACTGGCACGTGGAACAGGACGGATCGGATGTGAAGGCCCTGTTCCGGAGCCCCGAGGGCGAGATTCTCGGCTTTGCGGTGACGGGCCGATTCGCGGTGGAGAAGCAGGCGTTGTCCAAGGAAACGCCGCCCATCCACAGCTAA
- a CDS encoding rubredoxin, producing the protein MKKWQCVVCGLIYDEAEGWPEDGIEPGTKWEDVPEDWVCPDCGVGKEDFEMIEIG; encoded by the coding sequence ATGAAAAAATGGCAGTGTGTGGTGTGCGGCCTGATTTACGATGAGGCCGAAGGCTGGCCGGAAGACGGCATTGAGCCGGGCACCAAGTGGGAAGACGTGCCGGAGGACTGGGTCTGTCCGGATTGCGGCGTCGGTAAGGAAGACTTTGAAATGATCGAGATTGGCTGA
- a CDS encoding hypoxanthine-guanine phosphoribosyltransferase, whose translation MTDTVAELNQVMEEADCLVNEQQVQAAIRKLADDITDRLRDSNPLLFCVMNGGLILTGQLLTQLKFPVQAEYLHATRYRQETTGGILEWKLRPDVDMNGRTILIVDDILDEGTTLCAIADYCRAHGAKEVLTAVLVDKQHDRKAQPGLKADFTGLDVEDRFLFGFGMDYKGYWRNAPGIYAVKGL comes from the coding sequence ATGACCGATACCGTCGCCGAACTGAATCAGGTAATGGAAGAAGCCGACTGCCTGGTGAACGAACAGCAGGTACAGGCCGCCATCCGCAAACTGGCTGACGACATCACCGACCGCCTTCGGGACAGCAATCCGCTGCTCTTCTGCGTCATGAACGGCGGCCTGATACTGACCGGCCAGTTGCTGACCCAACTGAAATTCCCGGTGCAGGCCGAGTACCTGCACGCCACCCGCTATCGCCAGGAAACCACCGGCGGCATCCTGGAGTGGAAGCTGCGCCCGGACGTCGACATGAACGGCCGCACCATCCTGATCGTCGACGACATCCTCGATGAAGGTACGACCCTCTGCGCCATCGCAGACTACTGCCGGGCTCACGGTGCCAAGGAAGTCCTGACGGCGGTGCTGGTCGACAAACAGCACGATCGCAAGGCCCAACCCGGCCTGAAGGCCGACTTCACCGGACTGGACGTCGAAGATCGGTTCCTGTTCGGGTTTGGAATGGATTACAAGGGCTATTGGCGCAACGCGCCCGGAATTTATGCCGTCAAGGGACTTTGA
- a CDS encoding chorismate--pyruvate lyase family protein: MPSRDFDAISHQPSGRPDERCLIIPPTDWYSSLVAAGLRNPDVHGPARYWLQVEGSFTRALQQRCLHSFHVEVQREGFAVPTLEEARHLEIPTRQRAWIREVRLCGDGMPWVLARTIIPLGCLEGRGRRLRHLGNRPLGAYLFSSPDWQRGPLETGLCNRSLEGQPEVARRSLFHRNGQALLVGEYFLPDLYR; encoded by the coding sequence ATGCCGTCAAGGGACTTTGACGCCATCTCACACCAACCTTCCGGACGCCCCGACGAGCGCTGTTTGATCATTCCACCGACCGACTGGTACAGCTCCCTCGTCGCCGCCGGACTCCGCAACCCTGACGTGCACGGCCCGGCCCGCTACTGGCTGCAGGTAGAGGGCTCGTTCACCCGGGCGCTGCAACAGCGGTGCCTGCATTCCTTCCACGTCGAGGTTCAGCGCGAGGGTTTTGCCGTGCCCACGCTGGAGGAGGCGCGCCACCTGGAAATCCCGACGCGGCAGCGAGCGTGGATTCGCGAGGTGCGGCTGTGCGGGGACGGCATGCCCTGGGTACTCGCCCGCACGATCATTCCCCTTGGCTGCCTGGAAGGTCGTGGCCGCCGCCTGCGCCATCTGGGCAACCGCCCCCTGGGCGCCTATCTGTTCAGCAGCCCGGACTGGCAACGCGGCCCCCTGGAAACCGGCCTCTGCAACCGGTCCCTGGAGGGACAGCCGGAAGTCGCGCGGCGGTCACTGTTTCACCGCAATGGCCAGGCCCTGCTGGTGGGCGAATACTTTTTGCCCGACCTGTATCGCTGA